A window of the Henckelia pumila isolate YLH828 chromosome 3, ASM3356847v2, whole genome shotgun sequence genome harbors these coding sequences:
- the LOC140892729 gene encoding transcription factor CYCLOIDEA-like, whose product MFSKSTYLQLPQVSSSLQSRASTSVVDLNGAEFLLHHHHHDILSGHLVATNAPFLEASTLYNQDVIGGINEDPNSTMANTFQAKQTVKKDRHSKIVTSQGPRDRRVRLSIGMARKFFDLQEMLGFDKPSKTLEWLLTKSKAAIKDLVQMKKSDATTCTNKSINNSSPSECEVIELENGNYLDADSTVLANTYRCRRAKDPQQDAKESRAKARARARERTREKMCMKLKLTDQSRNMASDLNPSIIPIQARNSLSEVCSKLPPSNIAEPSLHFPLANTAAATEDLIQESLFIRRMLKNNSIFGFDQQNVNQNWNLCDILDQHRFINSSSNM is encoded by the exons ATGTTCAGCAAGAGCACATACCTGCAACTTCCACAGGTTTCATCTTCTCTTCAATCTCGCGCCTCTACTTCTGTCGTGGACCTAAATGGCGCCGAGTTCTTGCTGCATCACCACCACCATGACATTCTTTCCGGCCACTTAGTAGCTACTAATGCTCCATTCCTCGAAGCTTCTACCTTGTATAACCAAGATGTAATTGGTGGAATAAATGAAGACCCTAATTCTACCATGGCCAACACGTTCCAAGCAAAGCAAACGGTGAAGAAAGATCGGCACAGTAAAATAGTGACATCTCAAGGGCCAAGGGATCGGAGAGTGAGGCTGTCTATAGGCATGGCAAGAAAGTTCTTTGATCTTCAAGAAATGCTAGGCTTTGACAAGCCAAGTAAAACCCTTGAATGGCTGCTCACAAAATCCAAAGCAGCCATAAAGGATCTGGTGCAGATGAAGAAAAGTGATGCCACCACTTGCACTAATAAGAGCATCAATAATTCTTCCCCTTCAGAGTGCGAGGTAATAGAATTGGAAAATGGGAACTACTTAGATGCGGATTCTACAGTCCTGGCAAATACTTACAGATGTAGAAGAGCAAAAGATCCACAACAGGATGCCAAAGAATCGAGGGCTAAGGCGAGAGCAAGGGCTAGGGAAAGAACGAGAGAGAAAATGTGCATGAAGCTGAAGCTTACTGATCAATCTAGAAACATGGCTTCTGACTTGAACCCTTCAATAATCCCAATTCAGGCTAGAAACAGTCTTTCGGAAGTTTGCAGCAAATTACCGCCTTCTAATATTGCTGAGCCTAGCCTCCATTTTCCACTAGCCAATACAGCTGCTGCAACTGAAGACCTAATTCAAGAATCCCTTTTCATCAGAAGGATGTTGAAGAACAATTCAATTTTCGGGTTTGATCAGCAAAACGTAAATCAGAATTGGAACCTATGTGACATTTTGGATCAGCACAGGTTCATCAACAG CTCTTCCAACATGTAG